The DNA region AAACTCTTTCTTACTTCCTCATCTCTTGCCCTAATCGTAATTTGCACTTGACAACCTCAATAATTTTGATAGTATCCAAACAACCGGCATTACAGGGTCGAGAAGTCGGTAGTGTCCGGGCACGTAACCGATGGAAGGCGCCGATGGTCCCGGAGCCAGGAGTGCGAGACGCCCTGTAAAACCGGCTTTATTTTCCATAAAGCAGACTTCCCATTCTGTTATTGTTCATAGATTTGTCTTTCCCTTGCATGAAATTCCACACGACACTGCCATCACGCCGCAGCACCACCGATACCAACAAATCACGCTGCCCTGCGAAGAGACCGATGTATTGCTTCCGCAGACCATCATCTAAGTTGGTCATATCTCATGAAAAGATTATAATTTTGTTTATCATGATGATTTTTGCGAGCAGATGACAATTGATTGATTAGCTGCACAGGTTGCCTTCGATCTGTATCTAAGATTTAGCTTTTTTGCTGATTCTTTACAGTGATAAGTTATGATGAATGGATGTTTCTCTTTGGCTTTTTGGTTTTTTTTGCAATCTTAACACCGTAAATGGTAGGGGTTGATGAGGTTACTCGGTAGGGAATTGTTACTCGTTAAGCCTTTACACTCACCAAAGGTTGCGACGTATCCGATCCGGTCGGAAACGGTCGACCGGCTGAGGATGCTCTGCAGGATAGCCAATTACAACAAAGGCAAACGGTATAACGTGGGATGGTATTTTAAGTAGTTCACGGAAGCCGCGGACACGTTCATTACGGGGATATACTCCTGTCCACACTGCACCCAGTCCTAAAGCGTGTGCTGCGAGCAAGAGATTTTGCGTAGCCGCGGAGCAATCCTGCACCCAAAAACCCTGGTGTTTCTCCAAAGCAGTGTCTCCACACACAAGGATACCTAAAGGTGCTTCACGACACATCGCCGCATAGGGACAAAAAGTCGGAATTTGGTCCATTAAGGTGCGATCGTCTACGACGATAAAATGCCACGGTTGCTGATTGCCTGCGGATGGTGCGCTCATTGCTGCGCGGAGGATAGTTTCCACGAATGTTTCTGAAACAGGTTGCGATGTAAATTTGCGAATGCTGCGCCGAGTGAATATTGCTTCTAAAGCGTCCATTTTTTCTCCTTGCAGTTAGTTGTTTATTCTAATTTTAGCCTATTTGTCAATTATGTAGTTTAAAAGAAAAATTCCTCCTTTTTCATTACTGTAATGGATATCCTATTCTGTTTTTTATGACAGGATTCTCCCAGGTGTCCTGATGTCACACGATGGTTACCTAAAAATCCCTGACAAAAATGTCATTACCAGAGACAAAAAATTACTTGACTAAGTACAAAGTAATGTAATATTATTCGTTGCAGTATTATCAAACAAATTATTAAAATTATCACTAATAAGCACCGAGGTAATAGGAGAATGGATTTTGAATTGATCACGTTGGGCTATCTAATGTCGGGTCCTAAGACGGGTTACCGGATGCAGGAGATCGCGGGGAAGATGATGCTCAATTACAATCTCAGTTTTAATCAGGTCTATCCGACCCTGCGGAAACTGGAAGAGAAAGGTCTCGTTAAAAAGGAGGTGGTGATCCAGACGGGGCGACCGAACAAGAACGTCTACACCATCACCGAGGCCGGAAGGGATTATTTTTCCCAGCGTATCACGGCCCCTCCGGAGCCCTTTGATTACATCCTACCCTTTCTGGTGCGGGTCCTTTTCTTTCGCCACCTCAACAAAGAACAGGTAATCAAGGAATTTGAGAAAGAGATCTGTTCTCTCCAAGAGCAGATTGATGATCTGGAGGCCATGGAACCCCGAGTCGAGGAAAAAGCCGATCGGGACGGCAAGTTTGCCTACCGGACGGCCCTCCATCTTCTTATAACCCTGCGAGACTGGTATCGAGCGGAACTGGAAAAACGGAAAGAAGAATATCCCCAAAAAGGGGAATGAATAGGGAGAACAGCATGGGAATCAAGACAAAAGAAGCCTATTTCGACAGCCTCAAAGAGATGTCCCCGGAGGTCTACATCGGGGGTGAAAAGGTCACCAACGTAGTGGGTAATAGGTATTTCAAGATCTCCCTCGAGGAGATGGGCAAATTCTACGATTGGGCGAACGACCCGGAAAAGGAAAGAGATTTCGTTTTCTGGTCGCCCCTGATCGAGGAGAAGGTCAGCTTTTGGACCCACCTCCGTCGGACCCCGGAAGAGGTAAAGAAATTGATCGAAACGTTGAAAAAAAACAATGCCCGCCATTTCTGCTCCATGTGCATGATCACGGGCCTCAACGTCCTTTGGGCTGTTACCTACGATATCGATCAGGCCCGGGGGACGAATTATCACGAGCGTCTCAAAGAATTTTTCCGTCACTTGCAGAAAAACGATCTGCGCTACTGCATGGGGGTCATGGATCCCAAGGGGGACAGGTCCCTGCCGCCGAGCCGTCAGGAGGACCCGGACCTGTACCTTAGGGTAGTGGACCAAGACAAAAACGGCATCGTTGTCCGAGGGGCCAAGATGCACACCTCCAATGCCCCCCTTACCCACTTCATCTTTACCTCCCCCTCGGGGGTACTTCGGGAGGCCGATAGGGATTACGCCCTCTCCTTCGCCGTCCCCGTCGACACGAAGGGGTTGAGGTTCATCACCCGCCCCGCCCCCGGCCCCTTGGAAGCCAAGGAGATGGAGAGCCCCGTCAGTTCCCGGATCGGCTTTGTGGAGTGTCTCTCCGTTTTCGACGATGTCTTCGTCCCCTGGGAGAGGGTCTTCATGTGTGGAGAATGGGAATTTACGAGAAATCTGATCAGTTACTTCTCCCCCTACGTGCGCATATGTAAAGCTGCATGTATCTCTGCCCGGACCGACATACTCGTCGGCGCGGCGGCCCTGATCGCCGACTACAACGGGGTTGGCCGGGCCGGTCACATCCGGGAGAAGATCACCGACATGATGATAGCCTCGGAAATCGGCTGGGGCTGCGCCCTCGGGGCGGTGGCGAATTCCACCCCCCATCCCAGCGGGATCCCCATCCCCGACGTGTCGGTCGCCAACGCCGGCCTCTACCACAACCGCCTTCGTTTTATCGAATTCCTGGGCACCCTCCAGGAGATCGCCGGGGGGATCGTCACTACCATGCCCGGCGAGAGGGAATATCTGAACGAGGAGACGAGAAAGGACCTGGAAAAATTCCTCCGGGGCCGGAAAGGCGTCCCCACGGAGGACCGCCTCCGCCTCCTTTACTTCATCCAGGACCTGACGGCCTCCCGGTTCGGGGGCTACCTCATCGGGAGCGCCATCTGCGCCGGCGGGACCCCAGAGACAAACCGGGTCGAGGTTTTCCGCAGTTACAAACTCCAGGAAAAGATCGAAAATGTGAAGGCCCTCTGTCGGATCACCTAAGAAAAAAGGAGGTAAAGAAGATGTTTCAAAAAAACGAATTGATCGATTTACTGCAAAAGGATAATACTTTAGGAGAGAGTATCTCCAACCGGGCCCATCTTATTCCGGATCATCCGGCAATTATTTATCAGAACAGGGATATCAGTTATCGACAACTAAACGAAAAGATCGATGCCCTGGCCACGGCCTTCTTGAAGATGGGTATCTGTCCGGGGGACCGCATCGCCGTAATCCTCCCAACTAGACCGGAGTTCCTCTATGTCTGGTATGCCGCTTCGAAGATAGGAGCTGCCGTTGTTGGACTCAACGTTCGTTATCGCCAGGAGGAAATTACCTACATGATCAATAATGTCAAACCTTCCGTTTTGGTCTGTATTAACAAATTCGGCGGCACGGATTACGGTGATTTCCTCAAGTCCCTGCTCTCGAATCCATCTCTCAAAAAATTCATCTTCCTCGGCCAAACGAGCTTCCCGGATGCCCTGGATCTTGAAGAACTCTTGAAGGAAAATATAGACACGAAAGCGCTTCGCGAACGCGCTGCCCAGATCAAACCCGAGGATGACAATTTTATCATTTATACCTCTGGTACCACGGGACGCCCCAAAGGTGCGGTTTTAACCCAGAAAAGCATCTTAGCCATGATGCGACCCTGGGCAAAGAACATGGGTTTAAACGAAAAAGACCGGATGTTTTGTGTCCTTCCCCTCAACCACGTAGGCGGGGGAACGATCTTGGCCCTTTCCACTTTGGCCAGCGGAGCGACCCTAGTGATGATGGACACGTTCGTCCCCGATAAAGCCTTGGCGCTCATCAAGGATCTCCGTTGCCAAGCCTTCGGGGCCGTGCCGACCATTTATGCCATCTTCTTTTCCCTCCCCATTTTCCAAAAAGAGATGCTCTCCTCCCTCCGGTTGGCCATCTACGGCGGTGCCGCCGCCTCACCTGACCTGTTGAGACAAATGAAGGAAAACATCCCTAACGCCGTTATTATGGCATGTTACGGCGCCACCGAAGTTAGCGGTTTTTGCACCTATACCACCCCTGATGACCCCGAAGAGAAGATCATGAACACTGTGGGCCGCGCCCCTAAGGGCATTGATTTGAAGATCGTCGATCCCGTGACCAGAAAAGAACTATCTGTTAGAGAGGTGGGTGAGGTGGCCGTTAAAGGTGACTTGGTGTTCGATCGTTATCTCGACATGGAAGAAGAAACGGATAAAGCAAAAGATAAAGAGGGGTGGTACTATACGGGTGACATGGGATACTTAGACGAAGAAGGTTATCTTACCCTCGTGGGACGTTATAAAGAAATGTACATAAGCGGTGGCTATAACGTCTATCCTAAAGAAATTGAGGATATCTTGATGCAACACCCCGCCGTGGCTATGGTGGCTGTCATTGGCATCCCCGATAAGATCAAAGGCGAGACGGGATGGGCTTTCGTCATGAAAAAGCCGGACCAGGAAACGAACGAAGAGGATTTGAAAGCATACTGTCAGGCGAAAATGGCCGACTACAAGGTACCTTCCCGTATCTTTATCGAAAAGGAGCTTCCCATGACCGCTCTGGGTAAAATCGACAAGATGCGCTTAAAAGAATCGATCCTGAATAAGATAGAGACAACCGCTCGGTAAACCAACGGCGGCCTTACCCCCGGAGTCACCCCGGGGGTTATTTTTTTTGTTGATGATAATGGATCGTCCCTGAAATATTCTGATAATCAGGACACCCTTAAAATTCCCTGTCACCACGAGGCTCAGCGGCCCGTCCATCATTTGGCGCGGGTTTGGAGATCATGTGACACGCAATTTTTTGGCGAAAGACCCATCTCAAAGTCGTTATTTCCTCCCTCCGTAACCCTTTTCGAGTAGCAAAAGAGAATAATACGGGTAACGGGTTTCTGATTTATTTAGAACTTTTCCGAATCATTTCGGCCCACCTTCTATCATATGCTTGTTCTATAATTTCTAGCTCATCATCGGGAGAGAAAAAATTGGGTAAGGGATGTGTAATTTTGAGCAGACGTAGTTCTGTTTGTCTGTGGTCTTCGGTTGATCCATCGGCAAGGATGTGCAGTATATTAATACCGCATGTTCGCAGGTAGCGGCATATTACAATTGTACGATGGCAATCCAAAGGTTCCTTTTCAGCACACATTAGGACTAACCGCTGCATTTCAGCTATATTTAAAACTCTCTCTATACCTGATTGGAACTCTTTCCGGCTTACCAGACTTTTGAAATCTAGTTGAATGGCGTCGCTGGAGGCTTGTTTTTTAGGTTTTCCTCCCAACTCATTACCCATGAAGATGTAGTCTATATTTTCTTTTTTTAGTGTTTCGTCCAGGGCTTTCATATTGAACTGTGGGTTGAATCGGCTGTACGGCGAAGATCTTACGTCCGCTAAAGCTTTTATGCCATGTATCTTAAGTAGGGTTATGAACCAGTCAATTGGATGGTTCGAGTGCCCTATTGTGAAGA from Syntrophales bacterium includes:
- a CDS encoding nitroreductase family protein encodes the protein MDALEAIFTRRSIRKFTSQPVSETFVETILRAAMSAPSAGNQQPWHFIVVDDRTLMDQIPTFCPYAAMCREAPLGILVCGDTALEKHQGFWVQDCSAATQNLLLAAHALGLGAVWTGVYPRNERVRGFRELLKIPSHVIPFAFVVIGYPAEHPQPVDRFRPDRIRRNLW
- a CDS encoding PadR family transcriptional regulator; translation: MDFELITLGYLMSGPKTGYRMQEIAGKMMLNYNLSFNQVYPTLRKLEEKGLVKKEVVIQTGRPNKNVYTITEAGRDYFSQRITAPPEPFDYILPFLVRVLFFRHLNKEQVIKEFEKEICSLQEQIDDLEAMEPRVEEKADRDGKFAYRTALHLLITLRDWYRAELEKRKEEYPQKGE
- a CDS encoding acyl--CoA ligase encodes the protein MFQKNELIDLLQKDNTLGESISNRAHLIPDHPAIIYQNRDISYRQLNEKIDALATAFLKMGICPGDRIAVILPTRPEFLYVWYAASKIGAAVVGLNVRYRQEEITYMINNVKPSVLVCINKFGGTDYGDFLKSLLSNPSLKKFIFLGQTSFPDALDLEELLKENIDTKALRERAAQIKPEDDNFIIYTSGTTGRPKGAVLTQKSILAMMRPWAKNMGLNEKDRMFCVLPLNHVGGGTILALSTLASGATLVMMDTFVPDKALALIKDLRCQAFGAVPTIYAIFFSLPIFQKEMLSSLRLAIYGGAAASPDLLRQMKENIPNAVIMACYGATEVSGFCTYTTPDDPEEKIMNTVGRAPKGIDLKIVDPVTRKELSVREVGEVAVKGDLVFDRYLDMEEETDKAKDKEGWYYTGDMGYLDEEGYLTLVGRYKEMYISGGYNVYPKEIEDILMQHPAVAMVAVIGIPDKIKGETGWAFVMKKPDQETNEEDLKAYCQAKMADYKVPSRIFIEKELPMTALGKIDKMRLKESILNKIETTAR
- a CDS encoding DUF488 domain-containing protein, producing the protein MTRHHNSTVIFTIGHSNHPIDWFITLLKIHGIKALADVRSSPYSRFNPQFNMKALDETLKKENIDYIFMGNELGGKPKKQASSDAIQLDFKSLVSRKEFQSGIERVLNIAEMQRLVLMCAEKEPLDCHRTIVICRYLRTCGINILHILADGSTEDHRQTELRLLKITHPLPNFFSPDDELEIIEQAYDRRWAEMIRKSSK